The genomic interval TCCGGCAGTCACGTGAGTAGGTTATGTCTACTTCACTGTGCGCGGAGAATGTCGGTAAACTGACGACGGTTCACAAAGACGGCGGACGTTCATCGTTCTCATCCAACAAAAAGTTATTACATCAAATTACATGAACCGTACCAACATGGATTTAATAAGGCGAAATAGTTGTCGTTTCACACAGCAGGGATGCCACTTGCAAGAGTAGCAACTTATATTAACGGCTTTAGAAATTGAAAATCTGAGCTCACTTGAACGCAGCACACGTCACTGTGCTGTATCGAACTAAAATGTGTCACCAGCTGTTTATTACGATAAACTGCATCAAAATACCTCATCGTTCATTGCTGTTtgaattatttctatttttgttcCATCAAAATGAACAATAATACGGAATAATACCATGTTTAATTCCCgtaatgacattaaaaaaaatgctttacaCATTCTGCCCCAAATTGTTCCTCTCACTGGGGTCAAACAAGTACAAACCACATAGTATGTCATATAAGTGCTTTTTACCTAATTAAAATAACAATGAAATGGTAACTAATGTGTATGAATgctgtatttattaatttgcaATATGCATTCTAAAGGaaaatacaataacaacattttttagaTCTTCTGGTCATTTGCTCAGTTGGAGTTTGGCAACCCGATGTTTTAATAATAAGATCTGAAGCTGAAGTTTCTCTCGCTCCAGCAGGAGGTTTTCCTTCTGCAGTTCCATCATATCAACCTGCAAAATCCCTGTATGtagaataacacaaaaaacatgtaaaattaGTAAGTTAACAATATGTAACACATGCCACCTTGAGAGAATTCTCTACTCAAATAGGTGTATTTTCAATTCAACTTTTAAGGGAGAAAAGCACCCTGACACAGTGATTAATCAGTCAGATTTATGGCATGTTACGATTTATTTTCTTGTCATGGTCCGATGCTAACTTCCGGGTTAGCCTGCAAAAACACGTCATCACTACACCACTTTACTAGTGTATCGATGTTCTGGTTTGAAACCCTTTGAAATCTGGTATCATTTCATACATTTGCAGCAGAAGAGAAACTTCTAACTTGTCAGCAGATTGAGCTTCTATCTGAAAGGCTGATGAGTGTGTTGCTATTTACAGACAAGACCAAATTGTTCCTGAATCGTGAATAATATAAGCTTGTCTTTGCCaattacttctttttttattcactaaGATTAGATGTATCTAATGTTGTATTAAAATAGTAAAAACTAAGAGCATCATAATTGACTTTTCAGTCACAGGAAAGACTAAAAAAGGATTTTAcccttttttacttgttacaaCCAGCCTTAGCTAGCCAGGGTGCCCTCACTCCGTTATCTTGGCTCTCTCTGGGTTTTAAATTATGATTATCTGTTTTGGCTTTGTAGTGCAGAATAGAGGTCTATGGCAGAAAGTTAAAAGTTACATCAGGCTTTAGACACAAAGACAGTACTTGACATTGGGATCAGTTTATCATTGGTTTTTGATttatagaaaaataaagaatgtcATGTAATTTAGAAACTGAGTTGTTGTAACAGTATCTCTGCTCAACCACCAAAGTGGAAAGTTCCACGTTTGAAACAAGTTGAGCTGTAAAGTGAACTGACAAGAAAATTCCAAGCATTCCTTCTCATTATTAGCATCCACGCTGTTGTTCAAAGAGGCAGCACTGcactgtaaaaatgtcaaagaacaAAACATCTAGTACAACTATGTCTGCTCTTGTGTTAAATACGTAGTGTCTATCTGAGACGGGGAAAGAGTAAATTACAGTTTTGCTCTTCACCTGTGACAGCTCTGTTGTCTGATGCTCGCTGGGTATCGACGCTGTCACGTCTGTGGTAGCTACTTACCGCCCAGAAAGGAGGAGTTTTACGTAACTCTACCTCGACAGGGTAGTGGTCGCTCACCCTCAGGGCCTGGGGAAGGGTGCATACACTGAATGATGAATGTTCTAACAAAGGAGAACACTGAAAAAAGCCCTAGAAGAACATACATGTGTAACATTCTAGTTATAAATGACAACTCACCATTTCTTCTGTCATTGCAAACTCTTTGTGGAAATTGAAAGGCTTGGCTGAGTTTGGCACCATGGCTGCCAGCATCTCCTCTCCATACACAACAATCCTGTGAGAGAAACATAGAAATCGTTAATACACTCATAATGACAGCATGTGCAGTTTCTGACTAAACCATCCTCTCTGGATTTGCATGAATGGAGGTCATGAATGTGAACATGCCGGTCGTAAGTGTGGTCATTTGATGTATTCGCGGTGGTGTCAACGTCATCCCCAATCAGCCAGTGGAAATTCTTGTCGCTGCGAATACGGATCTTCTTCATTTCCTTACGGGTGACATACGCGCCATCTGCGTTGAAATCCCCCAGGATCATTATGttctagaaaataaaaatcagaaatgGTATTTTAGTACTAGACTGATTGGTGTAGGAATACAGAGGAACCAACCCAAAGAACTATATGTGGTGTTAAATTTGGTTTTAATGTGTAGCATGGACTCATTAAAGTTTACCTTTCAGCTGAAACACTGATACAACTCACATCAGTTTTCCATTTGTCCTTAACCACCAGGAAGACTTCGTACAGCTCATCTAGTTCTTTCTCCGAGTCGCCCGGTTTGGTGTGGACTGGGATCAGCACTATATCCTTCAGCTCTGCAAACCAGAACAACCCTGTCAACTACTACAACAATGCTCGTCTCCAATAACATGCCCCACCGTTACAACTTCATCATGTATTCAAGCAGAAAACGCAGACTGACTCAACTTGATAAACCTGCCCTCTGATCCTTCTTCATCAGTCTCATTCAGCtaaggaaaacaaacaggtcCATATATAGCCATGACTCATgccacagacagcagcagccacaATGTCTGTTCAACCGACTGGaataaaatcaacaaacacacatatatattcaGAAGTCCCTGTTATTCGCTAAGGGATAAGTTCACCCAGTAAAGTTAATTAGCAATtagcaaaacagcgttgtagCATTCTCCTatacaactgaagtagatggggacttaaatgtaaacattttgatttgaaaagtcactatttacacccttgacatGGGGTTAGAAGGGGTGTATGCTAATgattttagcttagcagctaaagTGAAAATTGCTGCTTCAATAAGGgtgtaaaaaacatcttttgaaaTCAATTCGGGATCTTTAgacttccagagacttggatacCAGTGTACAAGTTGTATGGACAGAttcttatgttttgttttgttttgttttgttgtgtgtccccatctacttcagctgtttaggagaatgatAACGACTGAATTTAAGTTTTTCGGGATGAATTTATCCTTTCAACTCTTAAGTTAAGTGCAGGGACTGACCTGTGTTTCGTGGCTTGAAGTGGAGAATATAGGGCTCTCTGGCGAAAGCATCCATGTCGTTCACCTGGTTGTCTTCATACTGATAGCAGTCAATCAGGTCGACAACGTCATCCCTTTCAATAGGACAGCAACGGCTTTATAGTGCAGCTGTTTGACGATTACAGGACCAAAAAATATCATAGTGtggtgatttgatttgatctcaCCTGTATAGGAACAAAAACTGTTCCTTGTATCTGCTCCTTCCCAGGCGGCTGCTGAGCTGCAGAGCATAGTGATGGGTTGTGTTGACTCTGAGATGGCATACAACAGTAAACGTAAGCACACATATGGTAAAAAGCAACAATCTTTGCTTCATTCATACGTCACAAATGTAAACTCACCGGTTCAGTTCTTCCAAAAGGACTTTAACAGACGCTCCGCTTATATCAACCACCTCTAGGATCAGTATGAGGTCGTAACGGGACACAATCTGCCCATAGAAAAGACTCTCAGTGTGTGAATTttagagaaaacaaagaagagctCAGTCTCTGAGGAAATGTGTGACATTCAAGGCTTTATTTGCCCTGTGAACTTGTGACCGCCACACCAAAGACATAAATAAAAGGTATAACAAATATTTGTCATATTTCACACTACACGGCACAACCTTTTTTACGCTCCTCTTGGCTGCCTCCCAAATATCTTATCAGTGACTCCAAACATACATTCCCCAAACCCTTGTTATTAACGTCTGAGTTGAAATTTACCCGCGTGATGCTTTGAATGTTTCGCATATTTTACCTTAACCAGAGTTGACAGGACATCTGGATCCGAGACCTTCGCCAGACCAAATCTCTGCACGTTGAACGAAGCAATCTTCATATCTGACGAGCTCATGAAGAGATTTCAAATTAGTAAATGAATCAGTGTTGATTTAAATACACAGAAAGTTTTTCAAAACTCCTTCTCTCAACTTCACTCACCATGAATTGATGTTGTGACGGTGGAATGGCTTCAGTGGCACACGGCCGGGACAAACCTCTAGAATGAATGCCAACCTGATTGTACAAGAGACTTACTCTTAGTTGTTATGACAAAGGGAGGTGATTATTGCATAATCTGTCtcagaagagggagagggagtgaaAAGACTGTTTGACATCAAGAGGACAACCCGGTTTTTCATCTACAACAAGCTGTTGCTGACAAAACGCTGAAGCAAATATAGCAAAATACATTTGTTGCAACAGCTTGATTGGCCAGAGATTGGCTTAAAAACCACCGCATATCTCACAAACGTTAAAATACTGTGATAATCAATCATATGATATTgtgaaaaatactgtaaacttcacgtataaatacatttttgattcaCCCAAACCAGCATATCTTAAATGGTTTTATAATATTTGAGCACATTTCCTTGGTATCCACAAACAGTCTGCAGTGTGTTATCATCAccttttatttctcttcttcttcttcatctttttcccccttttccttAATGGtgctaaatgtaaatttaaatgcTAAATCATtacataaaagaaaacacagacaaaacagactGATATACAGCAAGTCATTTGAAAAGTTACAATGAGATGTGATGTCTTGAAAGAGGGGTAGAGATTTTTTAggtagggtgtgtgtgtgtttgtataagaTGGGTGTGTGGATAAAAGACAGTGacataaaaaaattatgttttttttgcttctgaGTTCTGTGGTCTTAATTTTTCATAAACAACGTGTGACATTCCTTCAAGTTAAACAACTCACTTCCTTGGCTTTTACTAGAGGCAGACAGATGTATCAGTTTGCCGATAATATCTGTCGATATCGAGCAATTACAAATACATCGGTATGGGCGTATATGTTGCTCGAAACATATCCTTTGTGAAGGGAGTGAACGTTAGCTGCTGCTTCGTATGGAAGTGCGCGGTCGGAAATCACGCGACAAAGGATCTTCCGTTAATTAAATTTACTTAACTTATACAGGCGCGTACAGAACATACAGTACAGCCGTTTACATCATGGACAGCAGTTATGCTGGGTAGTGGTCTCTAACTCGGGCACAGCACAGCAGGCTAGCACTGCAAATGCAACGAGCCGTGAGCACCGCCCAATCTTAAAAACTTACTAGCTCTCatggactctttttttttcgcGTCACGTCAAAATACCATAGCATAAGCAACACATCTGGTGGACGAACATATTAATTGTGACCTGCTTAACAATATTTTTTCCACAAGTGTTTCATAACCATATTTAAGGGGTAATTGCAAAAAATGTCTAGTTTATGCATATACTCTGGCTCTACCTTATACCAGCTATGACCTACCTCCTTTACTTCAACTGTACACTACACTGACATCTCATACCTCAGCTGGACATAAAGCCAACATAACTATTTGGTCTGATTCCATGCATGCTTTAATCTATTACCAGATTCAAGCTCGGGATGACTTTATAGATCGCAGCTCTGTCTTTCCTGTCTGAACAGAGTGCTTAcctcggaaaaaaaaataaaaaattactgCAAAAATACAGCTCACCTGTAACTGCAGTGCATGCCTGAATTCCTGCAGAAGATCAGGAACAGTGCAACTTTTACAACAGGGGTAGGTGGGAGAACGAGTGGAATGTGTCAAACTGGTTTATCCACATTGGGGAGCCACATAACTTCCCTATCGGGCCACACCCAGATGTGGTTATAAAGTGTCACCCTAAAGATAGAGAGATGCACAGCAGAGCTTAACCCGCCGCCCGACATCTCCATCCTCTCTAGCAGTGCAATCTCCACACAGGATAACCATGAGTCTGAGGAGCAAGCGTAGCAGCCGCCCAGGGATGCGCATGTCCGCTGGGGGCTTCAGCAGCATGTCTATGGGCGCCTACTCCATCCCCAAGATCAGCACCGGGACTATCCAGGCGGCCCCGATTACAGCCGTGACCGTCAACAGGAGCCTGCTGACGCCACTGAACATTGACATCGACCCCACTGTTCATGCTGTTCGCACCAAGGAGAAGGAGCAGATCAAGAGTCTCAACAACCGTTTTGTCTCATTCATTGATAAGGTAAGAACTAATTTCACAAAAACTCTGATGTTTAAAGGCTAATGACTTAAACAACCTCTGTAAACGATGTAAGAACCTGTTTGATTCGTTTTGGTACTTCCTTCTGGTGCCACAGGTAAGACACCTGGAACAGCAGAACAAAATGCTGGAAACCAAGTGGAACCTGCTGCAGGGACAGACCGCCACCTCCTCCAACGTGGAGCCCATGCTGAAGACCTACATCAGCAACCTGCAGAGACAGCTGGAGTGCCTCAACAATGACAAGCTCAAACTCGACATGGAGAACGATGTCATGCACAAACATGTGGACGACTACAAGACAAAGTAAGACATTTTTGGTGAATGGAACTGAACAGCTGTTACTGTAAGTGTGTGAACTCGAGTGGTGTTTCAGACACATTGTGAGTGATAAGATCTGTAACCTGATGTGGGCTGGGCTGTTTCAGATACGAGGGTGAGATCAACAAGAGGAATGATGCAGAGAATGAGTTTGTTTTGCTTAAGAAGGTAAAGTATGCAGTCTTGATGGCTATAATAGATTATAGATCACTAGTCAGATTAAGCTCTGAACCATTTGTATTAACTCTCATGGAAAGTtttgtcagaaatgtgtttggctACAAAACTTTCATCCGTTAGTGTCTGTTTAATACAGATCTGAGAAAAGGTTGTTAATTTTTTACTGATTGACCGCAGGATGTGGACGCAGGCTATCTGACCAAGGTGGATCTAGACGACAGGGTGTTTGCTGTCGGTGAGGAATTCAACTTCCTCACGGCTCTGTATGATACGGTACATAACCATTCACTGAAAATCttcacaaaatgttaaagatatcaaatcaaagaaaatatatacagtatgtgagaCTGTTTTGCATTCAAGACCTGCTTCTTACTGTTGCTGTATGTGttgttttaacaaaaaaaaaaggagctgcGTGAGCTACAGGAGAGCCTGAAGGGGACCTCTGTAGTGGTCCAGATGGACAACTCCCGTGCCCTGAACATGGATCAGATCGTGGCTGAGGTTAAGGCTCAGTACGAGGACATTGCAGCCCGCAGCCGCGAAGAAGCTGAAGTCTGGCACAAGACCAAGGTATTAAGTGAATAACATTAATCtagattaaataaatgaataaatacatgttgctgctgttattcCTGAAAGCTAGGGTAAACATATAACTAAAGCTCAAAAATCAACAAGAAAACCCTGTCTTTCTGACAGGAACCACTCAA from Sparus aurata chromosome 7, fSpaAur1.1, whole genome shotgun sequence carries:
- the LOC115585629 gene encoding deoxyribonuclease-1-like isoform X2, with translation MKIASFNVQRFGLAKVSDPDVLSTLVKIVSRYDLILILEVVDISGASVKVLLEELNRVNTTHHYALQLSSRLGRSRYKEQFLFLYRDDVVDLIDCYQYEDNQVNDMDAFAREPYILHFKPRNTELKDIVLIPVHTKPGDSEKELDELYEVFLVVKDKWKTDNIMILGDFNADGAYVTRKEMKKIRIRSDKNFHWLIGDDVDTTANTSNDHTYDRIVVYGEEMLAAMVPNSAKPFNFHKEFAMTEEMALRVSDHYPVEVELRKTPPFWAVSSYHRRDSVDTQRASDNRAVTGILQVDMMELQKENLLLEREKLQLQILLLKHRVAKLQLSK
- the LOC115585629 gene encoding deoxyribonuclease-1-like isoform X1, which codes for MKKKKRNKRLAFILEVCPGRVPLKPFHRHNINSCSSDMKIASFNVQRFGLAKVSDPDVLSTLVKIVSRYDLILILEVVDISGASVKVLLEELNRVNTTHHYALQLSSRLGRSRYKEQFLFLYRDDVVDLIDCYQYEDNQVNDMDAFAREPYILHFKPRNTELKDIVLIPVHTKPGDSEKELDELYEVFLVVKDKWKTDNIMILGDFNADGAYVTRKEMKKIRIRSDKNFHWLIGDDVDTTANTSNDHTYDRIVVYGEEMLAAMVPNSAKPFNFHKEFAMTEEMALRVSDHYPVEVELRKTPPFWAVSSYHRRDSVDTQRASDNRAVTGILQVDMMELQKENLLLEREKLQLQILLLKHRVAKLQLSK
- the LOC115585629 gene encoding deoxyribonuclease-1-like isoform X3, producing the protein MKKKKRNKRLAFILEVCPGRVPLKPFHRHNINSCSSDMKIASFNVQRFGLAKVSDPDVLSTLVKIVSRYDLILILEVVDISGASVKVLLEELNRVNTTHHYALQLSSRLGRSRYKEQFLFLYRDDVVDLIDCYQYEDNQVNDMDAFAREPYILHFKPRNTELKDIVLIPVHTKPGDSEKELDELYEVFLVVKDKWKTDNIMILGDFNADGAYVTRKEMKKIRIRSDKNFHWLIGDDVDTTANTSNDHTYDRIVVYGEEMLAAMVPNSAKPFNFHKEFAMTEEMALRVSDHYPVEVELRKTPPFWAGFCRLI
- the LOC115585627 gene encoding intermediate filament protein ON3-like, with amino-acid sequence MSLRSKRSSRPGMRMSAGGFSSMSMGAYSIPKISTGTIQAAPITAVTVNRSLLTPLNIDIDPTVHAVRTKEKEQIKSLNNRFVSFIDKVRHLEQQNKMLETKWNLLQGQTATSSNVEPMLKTYISNLQRQLECLNNDKLKLDMENDVMHKHVDDYKTKYEGEINKRNDAENEFVLLKKDVDAGYLTKVDLDDRVFAVGEEFNFLTALYDTELRELQESLKGTSVVVQMDNSRALNMDQIVAEVKAQYEDIAARSREEAEVWHKTKFDQMTAQADQYGNELRNTKGEISELKRMIARLENEILSAKAQRVNLEDQINEAEARGEGAVKDAGARIRDLELALQRAKQDMAHQLREYQELMNVKLGLDIEISTYKKLLEGEEERLGQNSIVNIQTVPTKAIAVNYEPKRKSGPLYIKTVETKDISYN